Proteins encoded by one window of Roseofilum capinflatum BLCC-M114:
- a CDS encoding Uma2 family endonuclease, which produces MVMQVEKTKTYTPEEYLEQEVNSDERHEYIDGEIILMTGAMPNHNRIAMSLGATLYFSLKRQPYDVFVTDQRLWIPEKRIYTYPDVMVIQGELQLQEGRKDTLTNPIFIAEVLSKSTQGYDRGQKFQAYRTIPSLQEYLLIDQYTMQVEHYYRTESNQWVLSEYNQPESIIEFERIPGEISLGDLYDKVDFQRDSE; this is translated from the coding sequence ATGGTGATGCAAGTAGAAAAAACTAAAACCTATACTCCCGAAGAGTATCTAGAGCAAGAAGTGAATAGTGATGAACGACATGAATATATTGATGGGGAGATTATTCTAATGACCGGTGCAATGCCAAATCATAACAGGATTGCCATGAGTTTGGGAGCAACTCTCTATTTTTCTCTCAAACGTCAGCCTTATGATGTCTTTGTGACTGATCAGCGTTTGTGGATTCCCGAAAAACGGATCTATACTTATCCGGATGTGATGGTTATTCAGGGAGAATTACAATTACAAGAAGGACGGAAAGATACCCTTACTAATCCAATTTTTATTGCTGAAGTTTTATCGAAGTCTACCCAAGGATACGATCGCGGTCAAAAATTCCAAGCTTATCGCACTATTCCTAGCTTACAAGAATATCTGTTAATCGATCAATATACGATGCAAGTGGAGCATTATTATCGCACTGAATCGAATCAATGGGTGTTATCAGAATACAATCAACCAGAATCGATCATCGAGTTTGAGCGCATTCCTGGCGAAATTTCCCTAGGGGATTTGTATGATAAGGTGGATTTTCAAAGGGATTCAGAGTAG
- a CDS encoding LCP family protein codes for MYRFTDLSGLIDYSSRKGSWNGSRVIQANQVLFWCYVIIITALISATLGAIAALLVPKQLITMVQEEPQEQGPLVNLGYPFQYRLTRSMNLLIMGVDRGSSPGFSGRSDTLLLLRIDPKTQTLNLLSIPRDTQVQVPQFGTRKINEVNFLGGPEVTINAIENLLRGIEIDRYIRIQRGALTELVDRLGGLEVYVPKPMSYIDYTQGLTIELLPGWQTLNGQQAEDFVHFRGDALGDIGRVQRQQLLLKAIEQRLKNPVVIPRLPQVLRIMEPYIDTNLSPEERIALMQFTLKMDKDALKMVMLPGSSQFSPFENTSYWIMDDDGRDRILREYFNQFWMGNVWDTPDYSVSTGRDPKTLKIAIQNATTQPQLANQVADYLESKGYYDLYFIPDWPHPLRTTQVVVQKGDIKGGKILLEELGLGSLEAASTGDLRSDLTLRIGEDWLSQFPPNP; via the coding sequence GTGTATAGGTTCACGGACTTGTCTGGACTGATTGACTATTCTTCTCGCAAAGGTTCATGGAATGGCTCTAGGGTAATCCAAGCCAATCAGGTGTTATTCTGGTGCTATGTAATTATTATCACTGCCTTAATCTCCGCTACATTGGGGGCGATCGCCGCTTTGTTAGTCCCCAAACAACTGATTACCATGGTGCAGGAAGAACCGCAGGAACAAGGGCCTCTGGTTAATTTGGGGTATCCTTTTCAATATCGTCTCACGCGATCGATGAATCTGTTAATCATGGGAGTCGATCGCGGATCGAGTCCGGGTTTTAGCGGTCGTAGTGATACCCTGCTCCTGTTGCGAATTGACCCCAAAACCCAAACCCTTAACCTGCTCTCCATTCCCAGGGATACCCAAGTTCAAGTCCCCCAATTCGGAACACGCAAAATTAATGAAGTCAACTTTTTAGGGGGCCCAGAAGTCACCATTAACGCCATTGAAAACCTGCTCAGGGGAATTGAGATCGATCGCTATATTCGCATTCAAAGAGGAGCTTTAACCGAATTAGTCGATCGCCTCGGAGGACTAGAGGTTTATGTCCCCAAACCCATGTCCTACATCGATTATACCCAAGGCTTAACCATTGAATTGCTTCCCGGATGGCAAACCCTAAACGGTCAACAAGCGGAAGATTTTGTTCACTTTCGGGGGGATGCTCTCGGTGATATTGGAAGGGTGCAGCGTCAACAATTACTCCTGAAAGCCATCGAGCAACGACTCAAAAATCCTGTGGTCATTCCCCGACTTCCGCAAGTGCTGAGAATTATGGAACCCTATATCGATACCAACCTGAGTCCAGAAGAGAGGATTGCCCTCATGCAGTTTACCCTGAAAATGGACAAAGATGCCCTAAAAATGGTCATGCTTCCCGGTTCTTCCCAATTCTCCCCCTTCGAGAATACCAGTTATTGGATTATGGACGACGATGGCCGCGATCGCATCCTCCGAGAATATTTTAATCAGTTTTGGATGGGAAACGTTTGGGATACCCCCGATTATAGCGTCTCCACCGGTCGAGATCCCAAAACCCTCAAAATTGCCATTCAAAACGCCACCACCCAACCCCAATTAGCCAATCAAGTCGCCGATTATTTAGAATCCAAAGGCTATTATGACCTCTACTTTATCCCCGATTGGCCCCATCCCCTCAGAACCACTCAAGTCGTTGTCCAAAAAGGGGATATAAAAGGCGGAAAAATTCTCTTAGAAGAGTTAGGTTTAGGGAGTTTAGAAGCTGCATCTACGGGAGATCTTAGATCCGATTTAACCTTAAGAATTGGAGAAGATTGGTTATCCCAGTTTCCCCCAAATCCTTAG